CCGCCTCGCGCCCCTGTTTCCGCGTGCCAAGACCGTGCTCGCGGCCTCCACCCACGAGGGCGAAGAGCGCGTCGTGCTGGCCGGTTTTGCCAGGGCGCACGCGACGGACCCCGACCTGCGGCTGATCCTGGCCCCCCGCCACCCGCGCCGCGCCCCCGAGATCGCGGACGAGATCGCCCGGTCGGGGCTGGCCCACGCCCCCCGCTCAACCGGCGAACTGCCGGGGCCGGACACGCCGGTCTACCTCGCCGACACGATGGGCGAGATGGCGCTGTGGTATCGGCGCGCGGGCCTCACCTTCGTCGGCGGCTCGCTGGTCGACAAGGGCGGACATACGCCGTTCGAACCGGCCGCCCACGGCTCGGCGCTGCTGCACGGGCCCCATGTCGCGAATTTCGCCCGCGTGTTCGCCGCGCTCGATGCCGCCGGCGCCGCCCGAGAGGTGGACGGCGCGGACGCGATCGCCGCGGCGCTTTCGTCGCTCGATGCCGAGGCCCAGGCCGCGATGGCAGGGCGGGCGCGCGAGGTGATCGCCGAGTTGCGCGCCGCCGGCACCGGGCTCGACCCGATCCTTCAGGAACTGGCTAGGCTGACCGGCGAACCGGCCCTCGCCACGCCCGCCTCCGACGAAAGCAGCGCCCATGGCTGACCCCTGTTTCACCCTCGACGAGTTGCAGGCGGCGGCAGCGTTCGTCCAAGCCCGCATGCCCGCCACCCCGCAATATGCCTGGCCGCTGCTTGCGGAAGAAATCGGCGCCGAGGTCTGGGTCAAGCACGAGAACCACACCCCCACCGGCGCGTTCAAGGTGCGCGGCGCCTTCACCTTCATCGACTGGCTGAAACGCACGCAGCCCGACTGCCCCGGCATCGTCACCGCGACCCGCGGCAATCACGGGCAGGGCCAGGCGCTGGCGGCGCGCGCTGCGGGCATGGTCGCCAGGGTCTACGTGCCCGAGGGCAATTCCGTCGAGAAGAACGCGGCGATGCGCGCCTTCGGGGCCGATCTCGTTGTGCACGGCGCCGATTTCGACACCGCCCGCGAAGAGGCGCACCGCGTGGCCGAAACCGAGGGGCTGCATTTCGTGCCGCCCTTCCACCGCGAACTGGTCCGCGGCGTGGCGACCTACGCGCTCGAATTCTTCACCGCGCAGCCCGACCTGCACACCGTCTACGTGCCCATCGGCTGCGGCTCGGGCATCTGCGGCGTGATCGCGGCGCGCGACGCGCTGGGGCTGGATACGCGCGTCGTCGGCGTGGTCTCGGAAAACGCCGATTGCGTGCTGCGCTCGATGGCGGCGAACGATCTCGTGGACACCGAAACCGCCCGAACCTTCGCCGACGGGATCGCGGTGCGGGTGCCAGTGGCCGAGGCGTTCGAGATCTACGCCCGCGGCGCCGAGCGCATCGTCGCGGTGTCCGACGACGAAGTGGCCGAGGCGATCCGGCTCTACTTCCGCGCCACCCACAACGTGGCCGAGGGCGCGGGCGCCGCGCCCCTCGCCGCGCTGATGGCCGAACGCGGGATGATGGCGGGCAAGCGCGCGGGCGTCATCCTCTGCGGCGGCAACATCGACACCGACTGGTTCCTGCGCGTGATGTCCGGCGGCCTGCCCGACCTGTAACCGACCGGCTCAGAGAAAGCTGAGCGGCTCGCCCTCCCGGCAATCGCCCGGACAGGCGCCGGGGGCATACAGCGTCACGCAGCGTTCGTCGTGATACTCGATCTCGGGGGCGAAGAAGTCGTGGTCGTTCGCGTCGTAGAAGCCGCCCAGCGAAATCCCGCCCTTCAGAAAGCACAGCTGCTCGTTGCACAGCGCCGCCGGCCCCAGCGCCGATTCCAGCCGCCTGGTGACCTGTTCGGGGTCGCCGTCGAACAGGTCGATGCCCTCGAAGCGGACGCCCGCGACATGGCGCCCCGTCACGATCCGGGTGAGAACCCCGGTCTCGTATTCACAGATCGGCAGGCGCAGCCCGCGATATTCCA
This genomic window from Rhodovulum sp. ES.010 contains:
- a CDS encoding 3-deoxy-D-manno-octulosonic acid transferase, whose protein sequence is MPPYRLLLTLAAPVVALRLLREPDARAERLGGNGPADRPPGPLFWLHGASNGELASARGLIERILARLPDARLVVTCNTETGRALVAGWGLDRVAVRLAPLDYRPTLRRFLAAWRPDALILVESELWPNRIAEMARLGRPVLVVGARLSRKSAARWARLPGLIRPMLARVAFLSAQDAASRDRFIALGLDAPRAGPVVDLKSADLPATDADPAALARLAPLFPRAKTVLAASTHEGEERVVLAGFARAHATDPDLRLILAPRHPRRAPEIADEIARSGLAHAPRSTGELPGPDTPVYLADTMGEMALWYRRAGLTFVGGSLVDKGGHTPFEPAAHGSALLHGPHVANFARVFAALDAAGAAREVDGADAIAAALSSLDAEAQAAMAGRAREVIAELRAAGTGLDPILQELARLTGEPALATPASDESSAHG
- a CDS encoding threonine dehydratase, whose translation is MADPCFTLDELQAAAAFVQARMPATPQYAWPLLAEEIGAEVWVKHENHTPTGAFKVRGAFTFIDWLKRTQPDCPGIVTATRGNHGQGQALAARAAGMVARVYVPEGNSVEKNAAMRAFGADLVVHGADFDTAREEAHRVAETEGLHFVPPFHRELVRGVATYALEFFTAQPDLHTVYVPIGCGSGICGVIAARDALGLDTRVVGVVSENADCVLRSMAANDLVDTETARTFADGIAVRVPVAEAFEIYARGAERIVAVSDDEVAEAIRLYFRATHNVAEGAGAAPLAALMAERGMMAGKRAGVILCGGNIDTDWFLRVMSGGLPDL